From the Candidatus Micrarchaeia archaeon genome, one window contains:
- a CDS encoding nucleotidyl transferase AbiEii/AbiGii toxin family protein — protein sequence MMDTDEIIRIAKNKGLKNKEYIEKDYYLDLILYELSLLSKNLVFKGGTALYKIYGFPRFSEDLDFSTIEKIEDIEIIEKIAKKYNFQV from the coding sequence ATGATGGATACTGATGAAATTATTAGAATTGCTAAAAACAAAGGTTTAAAGAATAAGGAATATATTGAAAAAGATTATTATTTAGATTTGATTCTTTATGAATTATCATTACTTTCAAAAAATTTAGTGTTTAAAGGAGGAACTGCATTATATAAAATATATGGTTTTCCAAGATTTTCAGAGGATTTAGATTTTTCAACAATTGAAAAAATTGAAGATATTGAGATCATAGAGAAAATTGCTAAAAAGTATAATTTTCAAGT
- a CDS encoding signal recognition particle receptor subunit alpha — MVDLGKGLRNALAKITGATIVDEKAVKELVKELQRVLISNDVNVKLVFELTKQIEKRALDAELLKGLSMREHVVKVVYEELANLLGRDYKPELKKQKIMVQGLFGSGKTTSAGKLALFYKKKGLSTALIACDVERPAAYEQLEQLSKQVNCAFYGIKGETNVKKIIDYAFEKTKEDILILDSAGRSAFDERLTEELQTIVNNFKPDKKFLVISADIGQVAGKQAEQFNNSVGIDGVIITKMDGSAKGGGALSAVSVSNSNVAFIGHGEKMEDLEPFDSKKFVGRLLGFPDLEALMDKAKKIAEEQKINPEELMEGELTLKTFYEQLKAAKKMGPLGKVLGMMGAPDIPKEFVEQSEDKMKKYESIINSLTEKEKNDYELLKKNSTRIQRISKGAGVSIEDVKTLLREFEKARKMMNMFKKNRGMRGKIEKMLKSGNFKMPGM; from the coding sequence ATGGTAGACTTAGGTAAAGGATTGAGAAACGCTTTAGCTAAAATTACTGGCGCAACAATAGTAGATGAAAAAGCAGTAAAAGAATTAGTTAAAGAATTGCAAAGAGTTCTTATTTCAAATGATGTTAATGTAAAACTTGTTTTTGAATTAACTAAACAAATTGAAAAACGCGCATTAGATGCCGAATTATTAAAAGGATTATCAATGCGCGAACATGTAGTTAAAGTAGTATATGAAGAATTAGCAAATTTATTAGGTAGAGATTACAAACCAGAATTAAAAAAACAAAAAATAATGGTCCAAGGATTATTTGGTAGTGGAAAAACCACTTCAGCAGGTAAATTAGCATTGTTTTATAAGAAAAAAGGATTGTCAACTGCGTTAATAGCTTGTGATGTTGAAAGACCAGCTGCATATGAACAATTAGAACAATTATCAAAACAAGTAAACTGCGCCTTTTATGGAATTAAAGGAGAAACAAATGTTAAAAAAATAATCGATTATGCTTTTGAAAAAACAAAAGAAGATATTTTAATTTTAGATTCAGCAGGAAGAAGTGCATTTGATGAAAGATTGACTGAAGAATTGCAAACAATTGTAAATAATTTTAAACCAGATAAAAAATTCTTAGTAATCTCAGCAGATATTGGACAAGTAGCTGGAAAACAAGCAGAACAATTCAATAATTCAGTTGGTATTGATGGAGTAATAATAACAAAAATGGATGGAAGCGCAAAAGGGGGTGGCGCATTAAGTGCTGTTTCTGTTTCTAATTCTAATGTTGCATTTATAGGCCATGGAGAAAAAATGGAAGATTTAGAACCATTTGATTCTAAAAAATTTGTTGGTAGATTATTGGGATTTCCAGATTTAGAAGCTTTAATGGATAAAGCTAAAAAAATTGCTGAAGAACAAAAAATAAATCCAGAAGAATTAATGGAAGGAGAATTAACTTTGAAAACTTTTTATGAACAATTAAAAGCAGCTAAAAAAATGGGGCCATTAGGAAAAGTATTAGGTATGATGGGTGCACCAGATATTCCAAAAGAATTTGTTGAACAAAGTGAAGATAAAATGAAAAAATATGAATCTATTATAAACTCTTTAACAGAAAAAGAAAAAAATGATTATGAATTACTTAAAAAAAATAGTACAAGAATTCAAAGAATATCAAAAGGCGCAGGAGTATCAATAGAAGATGTTAAAACATTATTAAGAGAATTTGAAAAAGCAAGAAAAATGATGAATATGTTTAAGAAAAATCGTGGTATGCGCGGAAAAATAGAAAAAATGTTGAAATCAGGCAATTTCAAAATGCCAGGTATGTGA